One genomic region from Streptomyces sp. Li-HN-5-11 encodes:
- a CDS encoding protein-tyrosine-phosphatase, translating to MRGIGNRESAAEITTTFVGLPRDSFRILHVSTGNVCRSPITERLTRHYVKQRLGVLGGALIVESAGTWGHEGAPMEANAETVLAEFGADASGFTGRELLDEHVIRADLVLTATRDHRAQVISMGHSAGLRTFTLKEFTRLVKAIDPATLPPPEDGVVDRARALVRAAAALRGWLLAPTAEADEVYDPYGAPLTFFRSIGDEIHQALDPVVTALTGVPARA from the coding sequence ATGCGTGGCATAGGCAACCGGGAAAGCGCGGCGGAGATCACGACGACGTTCGTGGGGCTGCCGCGCGACAGCTTCCGCATCCTCCACGTCAGCACCGGCAACGTCTGCCGCTCGCCCATCACCGAGCGGCTGACCCGCCATTACGTGAAACAGCGGCTCGGTGTGCTCGGCGGCGCGCTGATCGTGGAGAGCGCGGGGACCTGGGGCCACGAGGGCGCGCCCATGGAGGCCAACGCGGAGACGGTCCTGGCCGAGTTCGGCGCGGACGCCTCCGGCTTCACCGGCCGCGAACTCCTGGACGAGCACGTGATCCGCGCCGACCTGGTGCTCACCGCCACCCGCGACCACCGCGCCCAGGTCATCTCCATGGGCCACTCCGCGGGCCTGCGCACCTTCACGCTCAAGGAGTTCACCCGCCTGGTCAAGGCGATAGACCCGGCGACGCTGCCTCCCCCGGAGGACGGCGTGGTCGACCGTGCCCGTGCCCTGGTCCGCGCGGCGGCCGCTCTACGCGGGTGGCTTCTGGCCCCGACCGCGGAGGCGGACGAGGTCTACGACCCCTACGGTGCTCCGCTGACGTTCTTCCGCTCGATCGGCGACGAGATACACCAGGCACTGGACCCGGTCGTGACTGCGCTGACGGGCGTACCGGCACGCGCCTGA